In the Lates calcarifer isolate ASB-BC8 linkage group LG24, TLL_Latcal_v3, whole genome shotgun sequence genome, one interval contains:
- the crispld1a gene encoding cysteine-rich secretory protein LCCL domain-containing 1: MRRVSLHWLRGVSLLLLLQAATSMVMLPNSTGWQQILDKYMDEHGEWWEAKQRGKRAITDSDAQLILDLHNKLRGQVYPPASNMEYMVWDTELERTAEEWAETCLWEHGPAGLLPQIGQNLGAHWGRYRPPTFHVQAWYDEVKDYSFPYPQECNPYCPFRCSGPVCTHYTQLVWATSSRIGCAINLCYNMNVWGQIWAKAVYLVCNYSPKGNWWGHAPYKHGTPCSACPPSYGGGCKDNLCYKDDSSYPPQEETEENNFIEPEAPRTPQKPRPRAPKPEPPSLPAPAPTKPPTEDLQKNEVVNTQQMSQLVTCDTKLRDQCKGTPCNRYECPAGCLDATGKVVGTVYYEMQSSVCRAGLHAGVIDNDGGWMDVTRQGRKEFFIKSNKNGVQSLGKYQSANSFTVSRVTVKAITCEATVAQLCPYQKPAKHCPRLYCPRSCLEENPHISRVIGTRVYSDKSSICRAAVHAGVIRNNVGGYIDVMPVDKRKHYIASYQNGIFSESLQNPPGGKAFRVFAVI; encoded by the exons ATGAGGCGTGTATCCCTGCACTGGCTGAGGGGTGTGtccctgctcctgctgctccaggCAGCCACTTCCATGGTGATGCTTCCTAACTCCACGGGCTGGCAGCAGATTCTGGACAAGTACATGGATGAACACGGGGAGTGGTGGGAAGCCAAGCAGAGGGGGAAGAGGGCCATTACTGACAGTGACGCGCAGCTCATCCTGGACCTTCACAACAAGCTCAGAGGCCAGGTCTACCCCCCTGCTTCcaacatggagtacatg GTGTGGGACACGGAGTTGGAGCGTACAGCGGAAGAGTGGGCTGAGACCTGTTTGTGGGAGCATGGTCCTGCTGGATTACTGCCACAGATAGGACAGAACCTGGGAGCGCACTGGGGAAg GTATCGTCCACCCACGTTCCATGTGCAGGCCTGGTATGATGAAGTGAAGGACTACTCATTCCCTTACCCACAGGAGTGTAATCCCTACTGCCCCTTCAGATGCTCTGGCCCAGTTTGTACTCATTACACACAG CTGGTCTGGGCAACCAGCAGCCGGATTGGCTGTGCCATCAACTTGTGTTACAACATGAATGTGTGGGGACAGATTTGGGCCAAAGCTGTCTATCTTGTCTGCAACTACTCACCAAA AGGAAACTGGTGGGGCCATGCTCCTTACAAACATGGCACCCCATGCTCTGCCTGCCCCCCCAGCTATGGAGGTGGCTGCAAGGACAACCTCTGCTACAAAG ATGACAGTTCCTATCCACCACAAGAAGAAACGGAAGAAAACAACTTCATCGAGCCAGAGGCCCCCCGTACTCCGCAGAAGCCCCGGCCTCGGGCCCCCAAACCTGAGCCTCCCAGCCTCCCTGCCCCAGCTCCCACCAAGCCCCCCACAGAGGACCTGCAGAAGAATGAAGTGGtcaacacacagcagatgt ctcagcTTGTGACTTGTGACACTAAACTTCGAGATCAGTGTAAAGGAACACCGTGTAACAG ATATGAGTGTCCTGCTGGGTGCCTAGATGCTACAGGAAAAGTAGTTGGGACAGTATACTATGAAATG CAATCCAGTGTGTGCAGAGCTGGTCTACATGCTGGTGTCATAGATAATgatggaggatggatggatgtaacaAGACAAGGCAGAAAGGAGTTTTTCATCAAATCCAATAAGAATGGAGTCCAGTCTTTAGG aaaatatcaaagtgCTAACTCCTTCACAGTTTCCAGAGTGACAG TCAAAGCCATCACATGTGAGGCCACGGTTGCACAGCTGTGTCCTTACCAAAAGCCCGCAAAACACTGTCCAAG GTTATACTGCCCTAGAAGCTGTTTAGAGGAGAACCCTCACATATCCAGAGTCATTGGCACCAGAGTATACTCTGAT AAGTCTAGTATATGCCGGGCAGCAGTCCATGCTGGAGTCATCAGGAACAATGTGGGTGGTTACATTGATGTGATGCCAGTGGACAAGCGGAAACACTACATTGCCTCATACCAAAATGGCATTTTCTCAGAGAG